The following coding sequences are from one Rathayibacter sp. SW19 window:
- the ispG gene encoding flavodoxin-dependent (E)-4-hydroxy-3-methylbut-2-enyl-diphosphate synthase — MAAINLGMPKAPDVLAPRRKSRQIRVGKVLVGGDAQISVQSMTTTPTPNINATLQQIAELTASGCDIVRVAVPSRDDAEALPIIAKKSQIPVIADIHFQPNYVFAAIDAGCAGVRVNPGNIRKFDDQVGKIAAAAKAAGVSIRIGVNAGSLEPSILQKYGKATPEALVESAVWEASLFEEHDFHDFKISVKHNDPIVMVKAYRLLAERGDWPLHLGVTEAGPAFQGTIKSATAFGILLAEGIGDTIRVSLSAPPVEEIKVGLQILQSLNLRERKLEIVSCPSCGRAQVDVYTLADEVTAGLQGMSVPLRVAVMGCVVNGPGEAREADLGVASGNGKGQIFVKGQVIKTVPESEIVATLIEEANRIAAELAESQPSGEPTVTVGH, encoded by the coding sequence GTGGCAGCAATCAATCTGGGGATGCCGAAGGCTCCCGACGTTCTCGCCCCGCGACGCAAGTCCCGTCAGATCCGGGTCGGCAAGGTTCTGGTCGGCGGTGACGCCCAAATCAGCGTGCAGTCGATGACGACGACGCCGACTCCGAACATCAATGCGACGTTGCAGCAGATCGCCGAGTTGACGGCATCCGGATGCGACATCGTGCGGGTCGCCGTTCCCAGTCGTGACGACGCGGAGGCGCTGCCGATCATTGCGAAGAAGTCGCAGATCCCGGTGATCGCCGACATCCACTTTCAGCCGAACTACGTGTTCGCCGCCATCGACGCAGGCTGCGCCGGTGTGCGGGTGAACCCCGGCAACATCCGCAAATTCGACGACCAGGTCGGCAAGATCGCGGCAGCGGCCAAGGCTGCGGGTGTCTCCATCCGCATCGGGGTGAATGCCGGGTCGCTCGAGCCGAGCATCCTGCAGAAATACGGCAAGGCGACACCGGAGGCCCTCGTCGAAAGCGCAGTCTGGGAGGCGAGTCTGTTCGAAGAGCACGACTTTCACGACTTCAAGATCTCGGTCAAGCACAATGACCCGATTGTCATGGTCAAGGCTTATCGGCTGCTTGCTGAGCGCGGCGATTGGCCGCTGCACCTCGGCGTGACGGAAGCCGGGCCGGCGTTCCAGGGCACGATCAAGAGCGCGACGGCTTTCGGAATTCTGCTCGCGGAGGGGATCGGCGACACGATTCGCGTTTCGCTGAGCGCGCCCCCTGTCGAAGAGATCAAGGTCGGCCTGCAGATTCTGCAGTCCCTCAACCTGCGCGAGCGCAAGCTCGAGATCGTCTCGTGCCCGTCATGCGGCCGAGCCCAGGTGGATGTCTACACGCTCGCCGACGAGGTCACCGCCGGTCTGCAGGGCATGAGCGTTCCGCTGCGCGTGGCCGTGATGGGATGCGTCGTCAACGGACCTGGCGAGGCGCGCGAGGCCGACCTGGGCGTCGCATCCGGCAACGGCAAGGGACAGATCTTCGTTAAGGGCCAGGTCATCAAGACGGTGCCGGAATCGGAGATCGTGGCGACGCTCATCGAAGAAGCGAACCGCATCGCAGCCGAGCTGGCAGAGAGCCAGCCTTCCGGTGAGCCCACGGTGACGGTCGGGCACTGA
- a CDS encoding ribbon-helix-helix protein, CopG family, whose amino-acid sequence MTLRLTADETEALRLRAAAENRSMQEIAREAVRRYIETTSKRDLLDRAIDTTLTQYAEALRRLGDEAFLFTKRVASGELDDVQDIAVEIEARLLERT is encoded by the coding sequence ATGACACTTCGACTCACAGCTGACGAGACCGAGGCCCTCCGACTCCGCGCCGCCGCTGAGAACAGATCGATGCAGGAGATCGCGCGCGAAGCAGTTCGTCGTTACATTGAGACCACGAGCAAACGCGACCTTCTTGATCGCGCCATCGATACAACCCTGACTCAGTACGCGGAGGCGTTGCGGCGTCTGGGCGACGAGGCATTCCTCTTCACCAAGCGAGTCGCGTCAGGCGAGCTCGACGACGTGCAGGACATCGCGGTCGAAATCGAAGCGCGCCTGCTCGAGCGCACCTGA
- a CDS encoding RNB domain-containing ribonuclease encodes MPHRRARLTASTVQGTLAAALAGLRTQLQLPDGFPPEVIAEADAAVAAPPQLDLRGIPFVTLDPAGSRDLDQAMQLERLGSGWRVRYAIADVPGFVAPNGAMDAEARRRGETLYAADGAIPLHPTTISEGKASLLPGVDRPAFVWTFDLDDRGAELAHRVERAWVRSRAQLDYVSTQAALERNNSDSPAALLPEIGRARLEQERLRGGASLNLADEEIVRDAAGGYVVERRRPLPLEDWNAQLSLMTGMAAATLMLDAGIGILRTMPAADDAAQSAFRVRTVALGLPWPSGMPYGQFLRGLDRDDPQTLAVLQAAVSLFRGAGYVAFDGAPPPNPMQAAVAAPYAHVTAPLRRLVDRWGLVVCAAVSAGAAVPDWVRQSLPGVPALMHAGIERESRLSAGSIERVEAAMLRDRVGQQLTAWVLEVRDGKARVQLTDPIVTASCHVPDSVLAGQTIDVRVVRADIPTGVVQLEPADAPDSASADAPGRAPV; translated from the coding sequence GTGCCCCATCGTCGCGCCCGGCTTACGGCATCCACCGTCCAGGGAACGCTCGCGGCCGCGCTGGCCGGCCTGCGCACACAGCTGCAGCTGCCCGACGGCTTCCCGCCCGAGGTGATCGCCGAGGCCGATGCGGCGGTCGCCGCTCCCCCACAGCTCGACCTGCGCGGCATCCCGTTCGTCACCCTCGACCCCGCCGGGTCGCGCGACCTCGACCAGGCGATGCAGCTGGAGCGACTCGGCTCGGGGTGGCGAGTGCGCTACGCGATCGCCGACGTGCCGGGCTTCGTGGCGCCGAACGGGGCGATGGATGCCGAGGCCCGCCGCCGCGGAGAAACGCTCTACGCCGCAGACGGCGCTATTCCGCTGCATCCGACCACGATCAGCGAAGGCAAGGCGTCACTGCTTCCCGGAGTGGACCGCCCCGCCTTCGTGTGGACGTTCGACCTCGACGACCGCGGCGCCGAGCTCGCGCACCGCGTCGAACGAGCCTGGGTGCGCTCGCGCGCACAGCTCGACTACGTCTCGACGCAGGCCGCGCTCGAGCGCAATAACAGCGACTCACCCGCTGCGCTCCTGCCCGAGATCGGCCGCGCGCGACTGGAGCAGGAACGGCTGCGCGGCGGTGCGAGCCTCAACCTCGCGGACGAAGAGATCGTGCGAGACGCCGCCGGCGGCTATGTCGTCGAGCGGCGCCGGCCGCTGCCGCTCGAGGACTGGAACGCCCAGCTGTCGCTGATGACGGGCATGGCGGCGGCCACACTCATGCTCGACGCGGGCATTGGCATCCTGCGCACCATGCCCGCTGCCGATGACGCGGCCCAGTCCGCGTTCCGGGTGCGCACCGTTGCCCTTGGCCTCCCGTGGCCGAGTGGGATGCCGTACGGCCAGTTCCTGCGCGGCCTCGACCGCGACGACCCGCAGACGCTCGCCGTGCTGCAGGCGGCGGTGTCCCTATTCCGGGGTGCGGGCTACGTCGCGTTCGACGGCGCGCCGCCGCCGAACCCCATGCAGGCGGCGGTCGCCGCGCCGTACGCTCACGTGACCGCGCCGCTGAGGCGGCTGGTCGACCGCTGGGGTCTCGTGGTGTGCGCCGCCGTGTCGGCCGGCGCGGCGGTGCCGGACTGGGTGCGGCAGAGCCTCCCCGGGGTGCCGGCCCTGATGCACGCCGGCATCGAACGCGAGTCACGGTTGTCCGCCGGGTCGATCGAGCGTGTGGAGGCCGCGATGCTGCGCGACCGTGTCGGGCAGCAGCTGACGGCGTGGGTGCTCGAGGTGCGTGACGGCAAGGCGCGCGTGCAGCTCACGGATCCGATCGTCACGGCATCGTGCCACGTGCCCGACTCGGTTCTGGCCGGACAGACCATCGACGTGCGCGTGGTGCGCGCCGACATCCCCACCGGCGTCGTGCAGCTCGAACCGGCGGATGCCCCCGACTCTGCGTCCGCGGACGCCCCCGGCCGCGCCCCGGTGTGA
- a CDS encoding LOG family protein yields the protein MDAAPLADQIAALLDAAGVRSQRKLITSILSTGIELGQDGTDRLDLKIVSAALTEMRDAFRLFAPYEGVPKITVFGSARTKEHDPLYRQAVDVASALADKGWMVVTGAGPGIMEAAAEGAGPDRSIGVSIRLPFEEKPNALIEATEDRHVSMKYFFTRKLMLMKESAGFVSLPGGFGTLDETFELLTLQQTGKAEPVPIVLLDGTGGTFWAGLQQYVERELAASGTINADDFDRVLITDSVDAAVAEITGFWRNYDSLRWVDDTLVLRLRERPTDVELGELNERFAWLCASGAIERTVPLRDEVRDDDKLDLARIVLHLDQHQVGELYRLIRAINALGSAPKK from the coding sequence ATGGATGCCGCACCCCTCGCCGACCAGATCGCCGCACTTCTCGATGCGGCCGGCGTCCGCTCGCAGCGCAAGCTGATCACGAGCATCCTGTCGACAGGCATCGAACTAGGCCAGGACGGCACCGACCGCCTCGACCTCAAGATCGTCTCGGCGGCGCTGACGGAGATGCGAGATGCCTTCCGTCTGTTCGCGCCCTACGAAGGTGTTCCGAAGATCACGGTCTTCGGTTCGGCCCGCACGAAGGAGCATGACCCGCTCTACCGGCAGGCAGTCGATGTCGCGTCAGCTCTGGCGGACAAGGGGTGGATGGTCGTCACAGGGGCGGGGCCAGGAATCATGGAAGCGGCGGCCGAAGGTGCCGGGCCGGACCGCTCGATAGGAGTCTCCATCAGGTTGCCCTTCGAGGAGAAGCCGAACGCGCTGATCGAGGCGACCGAAGACCGCCACGTCTCGATGAAGTACTTCTTCACGCGCAAGCTGATGCTGATGAAGGAGTCTGCCGGATTCGTCAGCCTGCCAGGCGGGTTCGGCACGCTCGACGAGACGTTCGAACTGCTCACCCTCCAGCAGACCGGCAAGGCGGAACCGGTGCCGATCGTGCTGCTCGACGGCACGGGCGGCACTTTCTGGGCCGGGCTGCAGCAGTACGTTGAGCGCGAGCTGGCGGCATCCGGAACCATCAACGCCGACGACTTCGATCGCGTGCTGATCACCGACTCCGTGGATGCCGCGGTGGCCGAGATCACCGGATTCTGGCGCAACTACGACTCGCTGCGCTGGGTCGACGACACCCTCGTGCTGCGCCTGCGCGAGCGCCCGACCGACGTGGAACTGGGCGAACTCAACGAGCGTTTCGCGTGGCTGTGCGCCTCGGGCGCGATCGAACGCACCGTGCCGCTTCGAGACGAGGTGCGCGACGACGACAAGCTCGACCTTGCGAGGATCGTGCTCCATCTCGACCAGCACCAGGTGGGTGAGCTGTACCGGCTGATCCGGGCGATCAACGCCCTGGGCAGCGCCCCGAAGAAGTGA
- a CDS encoding MFS transporter, whose product MSESAGPLDSAARPAQNGAVKHPESVPTPGLQRRVLIVLSLGQILGGVGMGAALSLGSLLVVAVAHADAYAGLATTMVTLGAAVFSIPLARLAGISGRALALACGTTIAAVGAVLVIVGAALGSLPLVLVGFGAVGAGSAVNLQTRFAAVDLAADRTRGRDLSLVIWATTVGVVIGPNLAPPGDQIGQAFGLPPLTGAFALTVVCQLLAAALYLVVLRPDPLLTAQRLARASEAQAIAPAPSVRRSRWAGVTILRNNRAAAVAVITLALSNTVMVAVMAMTPVHLMNAGASIMIIGLTISLHTAGMYALSPVFGILSDRLGRRRVIILGQVLLVGSLVTNWFAGDNQVAVAVALVLLGLGWSASTIAASALLTESVAVTQRTSVQGFSDSLMNLCGAAGGALAGVVLAWAGYGVLNVLSLILVAAVVWALGVAARARLRPAPLK is encoded by the coding sequence ATGTCTGAATCCGCCGGGCCTTTGGATAGCGCGGCTCGGCCGGCGCAGAACGGCGCCGTAAAACACCCGGAATCCGTGCCCACACCGGGTCTTCAACGACGAGTGCTGATCGTGCTATCGCTCGGTCAGATTCTCGGCGGTGTCGGCATGGGGGCGGCGCTCTCCCTCGGCTCGCTGCTGGTCGTCGCGGTAGCCCATGCGGATGCCTACGCCGGCCTCGCCACGACGATGGTCACCTTGGGCGCAGCGGTGTTCTCGATCCCGCTCGCGCGGCTCGCCGGAATCTCGGGCCGAGCGCTCGCGCTGGCGTGCGGAACCACCATCGCCGCAGTAGGAGCAGTTCTCGTCATTGTCGGGGCAGCGCTCGGCAGCCTGCCGCTGGTCTTAGTCGGTTTCGGCGCGGTCGGCGCGGGCAGCGCCGTCAACCTGCAGACCAGGTTCGCCGCCGTCGACCTCGCAGCTGACCGCACGCGCGGTCGCGACCTCTCGCTGGTGATCTGGGCGACGACCGTCGGCGTCGTGATCGGCCCCAATCTCGCCCCGCCGGGCGATCAGATCGGTCAAGCATTCGGGCTGCCGCCGCTCACCGGAGCGTTCGCGCTCACCGTCGTGTGCCAGTTGCTGGCGGCCGCCCTGTATCTCGTGGTCTTGCGCCCGGATCCACTGCTCACTGCACAGCGCCTGGCGCGGGCCTCCGAGGCACAGGCGATAGCGCCAGCGCCATCGGTGCGACGCAGCCGATGGGCGGGTGTCACGATTCTGCGGAACAACCGCGCTGCCGCTGTTGCCGTGATCACCCTGGCGCTCAGCAACACCGTTATGGTCGCGGTGATGGCCATGACCCCTGTGCATCTGATGAACGCGGGCGCGAGCATCATGATCATCGGGTTGACGATCAGCCTGCACACGGCGGGCATGTACGCGCTGTCGCCGGTTTTCGGCATCCTCAGTGATCGTCTCGGCCGTCGAAGAGTGATCATCCTCGGGCAGGTTCTGCTCGTGGGTTCGCTCGTGACCAACTGGTTCGCCGGCGACAACCAGGTGGCGGTGGCCGTGGCCCTGGTGCTGCTCGGGTTGGGGTGGTCGGCGAGCACGATCGCAGCATCCGCCCTGCTGACGGAGTCGGTGGCCGTCACACAGCGCACCTCCGTGCAGGGCTTCTCCGACTCGTTGATGAATCTGTGCGGCGCGGCTGGTGGCGCTCTTGCGGGGGTCGTCTTGGCGTGGGCAGGCTACGGCGTGCTCAACGTGCTCAGCCTGATTCTCGTCGCAGCCGTGGTCTGGGCGCTTGGCGTCGCCGCTCGGGCGCGGCTCCGGCCCGCGCCGCTAAAGTAG
- a CDS encoding proline--tRNA ligase, translated as MPTRLTNYFLRTLREDPADADVTSHKLLVRAGYIRRQSAGIFAWLPLGLRVKAKIEQIIREEMTVAGAHEVHFPALLPKEPYEVTGRYGEYGPLMFRLSDRKDAGYVLAPTHEEAFTLLVKDLYSSYKDLPLAIYQIQDKYRDEARPRAGLLRGREFTMKDAYSFDYTDAGLDIAYMKQRDAYERIFARLGLSYVIVQADAGAMGGSRSEEFLHPTPVGEDTFVRSAGGYAANVEAFTTIAPAARGYEKLTPAEVLHTPESETIETLVAVANQKHPRPDGRAWAAADTLKNVVLALVHLDGSRELVVIGLPGNREVDLKRAEVAFAPAEVEAATEADFARHPGLVKGYIGPWSAAGPVLGAKSSTGIRYLLDPRVSDGSGWITGANLDSKHVFGLVAGRDFTADGTVEAAEVLPGDPAPDGSGPVELARGMEIGHVFQLGRKYAEALGLKVLDENGKLVTVTMGSYGIGVTRILAIIAEENNDAKGLIWPASVAPFDVHVIATGKDPAIYEAAESIVADIERSGRDVLFDDRPKVSPGVKFGDAELIGVPVIVIAGRGVAEGLVELWDRRTGERTQVPITDIATRLA; from the coding sequence GTGCCTACACGCCTGACGAACTATTTTCTCCGCACGCTTCGTGAAGATCCTGCCGACGCTGACGTCACCAGCCACAAGCTGCTGGTGCGCGCCGGGTACATCCGCAGGCAGTCAGCCGGGATTTTCGCGTGGTTGCCGCTTGGCTTGCGAGTGAAGGCGAAGATCGAACAGATCATCCGCGAGGAGATGACGGTCGCGGGGGCGCACGAGGTCCACTTTCCCGCACTGCTGCCCAAGGAGCCGTACGAGGTCACCGGCCGCTACGGCGAGTACGGCCCGCTGATGTTCCGGCTCTCCGACCGCAAAGACGCGGGCTACGTTCTTGCGCCGACGCATGAGGAAGCTTTCACCCTCCTGGTGAAAGACCTGTACTCCAGCTACAAGGACCTGCCGCTGGCGATCTACCAGATCCAGGACAAGTACCGCGACGAAGCCCGGCCGCGCGCCGGCCTGCTGCGCGGCCGCGAATTCACCATGAAGGACGCCTACAGCTTCGACTACACCGACGCCGGCCTCGACATCGCGTATATGAAGCAGCGCGACGCGTACGAACGAATCTTCGCTCGGCTCGGCCTCAGCTACGTGATCGTGCAAGCGGATGCCGGTGCGATGGGCGGATCGCGCAGCGAAGAGTTCCTGCACCCGACTCCCGTTGGCGAGGACACATTTGTGCGATCGGCGGGCGGCTATGCCGCGAACGTCGAAGCGTTCACGACGATCGCACCTGCCGCCCGCGGCTACGAGAAGCTCACACCTGCCGAGGTGCTCCACACTCCGGAGAGCGAGACCATCGAAACGCTGGTCGCGGTCGCCAACCAGAAGCACCCGAGGCCGGATGGTCGCGCCTGGGCGGCGGCTGACACGCTGAAGAACGTGGTGCTCGCGCTCGTGCACCTCGACGGCTCGCGCGAACTCGTCGTCATCGGGCTGCCGGGAAACCGCGAGGTCGATCTGAAGCGTGCCGAGGTCGCGTTCGCGCCGGCCGAGGTCGAGGCTGCGACGGAGGCCGACTTCGCACGGCATCCCGGCCTGGTGAAGGGGTACATCGGGCCGTGGTCAGCTGCCGGCCCTGTGCTCGGTGCAAAGTCGAGCACCGGCATCCGCTATCTGCTGGACCCGCGGGTCTCCGACGGTTCCGGCTGGATCACCGGCGCGAATCTCGACAGCAAGCACGTGTTCGGCCTGGTTGCTGGGCGCGATTTCACTGCGGACGGCACCGTCGAGGCGGCCGAAGTGCTGCCGGGCGATCCGGCACCGGACGGCTCCGGACCGGTCGAGCTGGCCCGCGGCATGGAGATCGGCCACGTGTTCCAGCTCGGCCGGAAGTATGCGGAGGCGCTCGGCCTGAAGGTGCTCGACGAGAACGGCAAACTCGTCACGGTGACCATGGGCTCATACGGAATCGGCGTCACACGCATCCTCGCGATCATCGCGGAGGAGAACAACGACGCTAAGGGCTTGATCTGGCCGGCATCTGTCGCGCCGTTCGACGTGCATGTGATTGCGACGGGCAAGGATCCGGCGATCTATGAGGCCGCGGAATCGATCGTCGCTGACATCGAGCGCAGCGGCCGTGATGTTCTGTTCGACGACCGGCCGAAAGTGTCACCGGGCGTGAAATTCGGTGACGCAGAGCTGATCGGTGTGCCGGTCATCGTCATTGCAGGTCGCGGCGTGGCAGAGGGTCTCGTCGAGCTGTGGGATCGTCGAACGGGAGAACGCACACAGGTTCCGATCACCGATATCGCGACGCGCCTGGCATGA
- the nusA gene encoding transcription termination factor NusA translates to MDIDLSVLRLMEREREIPFDELAQIIEQAILTAYLKHTDQAEHHHGHATEPVPARVHLDRKTGHVSVFVPEYDDEGAIIGESEEDPRDFGRIAAFAAKQVINQRMRDIQDEAVLGEFRGREGDIVAGVIQQGPNPRMIHVDLGSVEAILPPEEQVPGEDYAHGSRIRVYVTSVAKGLKGPQITVSRTHPALVRKLFALEVPEIASGVVEIVSLAREAGHRTKIAVRATQPGINAKGACIGELGQRVRSVTAELNNEKIDIVDYSPDLATFVASALSPAKVTKAFVIDESLKAVRALVPDYQLSLAIGKEGQNARLAAKLTGAKIDIQPDSVLDQDS, encoded by the coding sequence GTGGACATCGACCTCAGTGTCTTGCGTTTGATGGAGCGAGAGCGGGAGATCCCGTTCGACGAACTCGCCCAGATTATCGAGCAGGCCATTTTGACCGCATACCTGAAGCACACCGATCAGGCGGAACACCACCACGGCCATGCGACGGAACCGGTACCAGCCCGCGTGCACCTCGACCGCAAGACCGGCCACGTTTCTGTTTTTGTTCCTGAATACGACGACGAGGGCGCCATCATCGGCGAGTCGGAAGAAGACCCTCGCGACTTCGGCCGTATCGCGGCCTTCGCCGCGAAGCAGGTCATCAACCAGCGGATGCGCGACATTCAGGATGAGGCTGTGCTTGGCGAGTTCCGCGGGCGCGAAGGCGACATCGTCGCGGGCGTCATCCAGCAGGGGCCTAACCCGCGGATGATCCACGTGGATCTCGGCAGTGTCGAGGCGATCCTGCCGCCGGAGGAGCAGGTTCCGGGAGAGGATTACGCACACGGCTCCCGCATTCGCGTCTATGTCACCAGCGTGGCAAAGGGGCTCAAGGGTCCGCAGATCACTGTGTCCCGTACGCATCCGGCGTTGGTCCGTAAGTTGTTCGCACTCGAGGTTCCTGAGATCGCCAGCGGCGTCGTGGAGATCGTGTCGCTCGCCCGCGAAGCGGGACATCGGACCAAGATCGCGGTGCGTGCGACCCAGCCGGGAATCAACGCGAAGGGTGCGTGCATCGGCGAACTCGGGCAGCGCGTGCGCTCCGTCACGGCCGAGTTGAACAACGAGAAGATCGACATCGTCGACTACTCGCCGGATCTTGCGACGTTCGTTGCAAGTGCGCTGTCGCCGGCCAAGGTGACAAAGGCGTTCGTCATCGACGAATCGCTCAAGGCCGTGCGTGCGCTAGTGCCCGACTACCAGTTGTCGCTAGCGATCGGCAAAGAGGGCCAGAACGCCCGACTCGCCGCGAAGCTGACGGGCGCGAAAATCGACATCCAGCCGGACTCTGTACTCGACCAGGACTCGTGA
- a CDS encoding YlxR family protein — translation MEAVRTCIGCRSRASRSSLLRVVARGSELVVDESATLPGRGAWLHPRIECYRKAVQRRAFGRALRTTATLETTALETVLLENRLNGTVASNE, via the coding sequence ATGGAAGCCGTTAGAACGTGCATTGGGTGCCGTTCGCGCGCTTCCCGGTCCTCACTTCTGAGGGTTGTAGCCCGGGGCTCAGAACTCGTGGTGGATGAATCCGCCACCTTGCCTGGGCGAGGTGCGTGGCTGCATCCGAGAATCGAGTGCTATCGGAAAGCCGTGCAGCGCCGAGCCTTCGGGCGGGCACTGCGGACAACCGCAACACTCGAAACGACCGCGCTTGAAACAGTATTACTAGAGAACAGGCTGAACGGCACAGTGGCATCAAATGAGTGA